The window ATCAGCATCGGCCTGCTCCTGTTCTTCACCTCCTTCAGCATGGGAGGCTGGCGGGACACCCTCGGGGGAATCCTCATGGGGTCGGCACTCATCCTTCCCGGAGCGTGGTTCCTGTGGGCGGAGAAGAACGACCGGGACAGGTTCGCCGCCTATGAGGAGAAGCTCCGGCAGCACGTCTACTACTCCGGTCTCCTGGGACCTGAGGACCAGCCCGTCGTGAGTGGCATGGGCACGCCGGAACCTCCGCGGCCGGTGAACCGCCGCTGGGGCCTGATCTACCTGGGGTCCGTCGCGCTCTTCGCCCTGGCCGCGACCGTCCTGCCCCCGACCGAGACCACCGCCGGGGAGCACACCACGGTGACCTCGACCCCGACGCCGTGACCCCGGTCCCTCACTCCAGGATGTAGCGGATCGTCCCCTGCGGGTCCTCCAGGAACTCGCGGGTGGCGATGACCGCCTCCGCCTCCTCGTAGACGGTCTCCTCGAGGCCTTCCTCGGTGATGTCGATGATCGCTGCGTCGGGGATGGCCAGCATGATCGGTGAGTGGGTGGCGATGATGAACTGTGCGCCCCGCCGCACCGCCTGGTAGATCTCCGCGACCAGTGCCATCTGCCGCACCACGGACAGGCCGGACTCGGGCTCGTCGAAGATGTAGAGGCCGGCGCCGTCGATCTGCTCCCCGAGGATCGACATGACCGACTCGCCGTGCGACATCTCGTGGCGTGACTGCTCGGCGTCGGGAAGCGTGTCGAAGACGGTCACCGTGTCGTAGTGGGTCTCCGCACGCAGGAAGTAGCCGCGCATCGGGATGTCGCGGCCCCGCAGGGTGAGCCAGCGGGACAGCGGCGAGTGCGTCGGGTGGATCTGCCCGCGGAAGGCCCGGTCACGGAGGGGGCCACCGCCGGGGTCGAAACCGGCGGCGATGGCGATCGCCTCGATGAGTGTCGATTTTCCGGAACCGTTATCGCCCACGAAGCAGGTGACCGGGGAGGTCAGCCGGAGCGACTCCCGCTGCATCAGGTGACGCACCACAGGGATCCGGGTGACGTAGGTGTCCTCCTCGATGGGGGCCACTCGCAGAGATCGGATGAACATATCCCCATGCTAGTGGCGGAGATCACCCCGCCGCCGCGTTTAGAGGGTGTTACGAAAGTCGTTTCAGCCAGTAGCGGATATTCGCCAACTGCACCGTGGCCTCGAAATGCACCGCTAACTTGTCGAAACGCGTGGCACACCCACGATGCTGCTTGATCCGGTTGATACCCCGCTCCACGGCATTACGCCGCTGGTAAGCCACGGCATCGAAGGCAGGGGGTCGGCCACCGGCCGACCCCCTGCGCCGACGGTTGGCGACCTGGTCCTTCGGCTGGGAGATCGTCGCCTTGATCCCCCGCGCCCGCAACCACGCCCGGTTCGCCCGTGAGGAATACGCCTTGTCCGCCAACACCCGCTCGGGTCGTTTCCGCGGCCGACCACGCGTGGCGGACGGCACCCGGATTTTCTCCAGTACCCGCACCATCTGTGGACCATCACCGGCTTGACCTGGGGTGATCGCAAAGGACAGCACCCCGCAGTCAGCGTCAATGGCCACATGGATCTTGGTCGACCACCCGCCCCGCGAGCGGCCGAACCCATGATGATCCGGCTCCCCCGGGTGGCGGAGGGGGCTGTCTTTCCGTGCACCCGCGGCGTGGATATGTCCACGGGTGGTTGTGGAATCCACGCTGACCTCCCAGGAGAGTTTTCCTTTCTCCTGGGCGTGGGTGAGCAGCCGGGTGTGCACGTTCTCCCATACTCCGTTGGCCCGCAGCCGGGCGAACAGATCGTGGACCCGCCACCAGGGGCCGTAGCGCTCATGGACATCGCGCCACGGGCAGCCGGTGCGGATGCGAAAGAAGATGCCGTTGACCAGGGACCGTAGGTCCCAGGTGCGGGGGCGTCCCCGCCGTGACGGGGCCGGTAGCAGTGGGACAAGCAGGTCCCATTCAGCGTCGGTGAGGTCATGGCGTGCTGAGGGCGGTACAGTAGGCAACGAGGGTTTCCTTGCAAGCGTTGATGATTCGACACCAACAGCGTGCGCGGGGAGACCCTCGTTGCTGTTTATGACACGCCGGTCTCACTCACCGGATTTTCGTAACACGCTCTAGTCGTTGCGACGCGGCGGCTCCTGCCGGCCGGTGAGGATGTCGATGACGCTGCGGATCGCGGCGTCACCGATCTGGGCACCCTGACCACCCCAGTTACCGGAACCGAAGGGTCCGCGGGCATGCTCGGGGCGGGGGTGGGTGGTTCGCGTGGTGGCGTCGACGACCTCGTCTCGGTCAGCGGTGTCGGCGGCGGTGACGATCAGGGTGGTGTCCTCCAGCTCGAGGCGGACGTCGTCGCTGACGCCGGCGGTCCGGGCAGCGTCGACGAGCGCACGCAGGTCGGCGAAGGTGGCGTCGGAGAGATCGATGGACAGGGACAGTGACATTGTCGGCTCCTCATGTGTCGGGTTGTATGGCCTCAGCGTAAACGCGCGGGCACGGGGGTGTCACCACCCCTAGTGGTGACACCTCACCCCGACTCAGGGTTGCAGCGCCGCCTCACCCCAGAACACCTCGTCAACGACCTGCCGGGCCTTCCGCGTCACCTTGAGGTAGTGCTCGAGGAATCCCTGGTAGTCCTCGGGGTCCCAGCCTGCCGCGCCGGCGACCTGCGCGAGCGCCGGCCCCGGTCCCGGCAGCTGGTCGGTGCGTCGGCCTTTGACCAGCACGAGGGAGTTGCGGGCGTTCGTGGCGCACAGCCACGCCTCCCGCAGGATGGCGACGTTCTCCGGGGGGATGATCTCCTTCTCGGCGATGACGTCGAGAAGCTCCAGCGTCGATGTGTTGTGGAGTTCGGGGTACTCGTGGGCGTGCATCATCGTCAGCAGCTGCACGGTCCACTCGATGTCGGTCAGCGCGCCTCGCCCCAGCTTCGTGTGGGTCGTGCGGTCGGCGCCACGCGGCAGCCGTTCGTCGTCGATGCGGGCCTTCATACGGCGGATCTCCCGGATGTCGCTTGCCGACGCCCCCTTCTCCGGGTAGCGGAACTCGTCGATCATGGTGAGGAAACGGGTGCCCAGTTCCTCATCGCCGGCGACGACCGTGGCGCGCAGCAGGGCCTGGATCTCCCAGATCTCACCCCACTGCCGGTAGTAACGCTCGTAGGAGTCGAGGGTCCGCACCACGGCACCCGAGCGTCCCTCCGGACGCAGACCGAGGTCGACCTCCAGTGGCGGATCACCGGAGGGCTTCGCCAGGCGCGCACGCATGCCCTCGCAGATGCCGATGGCCCACTTCACCGCCTCACCGTCCTCGACACCGTCCGCCGCCTCGCAGACGAACATCACGTCGGCGTCCGAGCCGTAGCCCAGCTCCGCCCCACCGAGACGGCCCATGCCGATGATGGCGATCCGGGCCGGGGGCTCCGGGAGATCGTTCTCCTCCAGGCTCCACCGCACCTCCGCCAGGAGGCTGGCCTGCAGCACCGCGTCCCATACGAGGGACAGCTCCATGCAGACCTGGTCGACCGGCATGAAACCGAGCAGGTCGGCGGAGGCGATGCGGGCCAGCTCCACGCGGCGCAGCGACCGCGCCACCGACACCGCCCGGTCGGGGTCGGAGTGCCGTTTCGAGGAGGCCACCAGGGCCTTGCAGACCTGGTCGGGGGCGGGTGCCAGCACCTTCGGGCCGGTGGCTCCGTCGCCGAGCTGTTTCACGAAGTCCGGCGAGGAGATGATCAGCGCCGAGGTGTACGGGGAGGTCCCGAGGATCCGCATGAGCCGCTGGCCGACCACGCCCTCGTCGCGCAGCATCCGCAGGAACCACACACGGTCGTAGGCCGCGTCGGAGAGCTTGCGGTAGTTGAGCAGGCCGGCATCCGGGTCGGCGGTCTCCGACAGCCAGGTCATCAGGGTCGGCAGCAGCATGGCCTGTAGCTTCGCCTTGCGTGAACCTCCCGCCGCCAGCGCCGTGAGGTGCTCGAAGGCGCGGACGGGGTGACGGTAGCCGAGCGCCGCGAGCTGCAGCTTCGCGGCCTCCGGGGACAGGGTGATCTCGTCGACGGAGAGGTTGACCACGGTGTGCAGCAGCGGGCGGTAGAACAGCCGCGAATGCAGGTCCGAGATGAGCAGACGGATCCTGCGCAGGTGCTTCTGCAGGGCGTCGACGGCGGACTTCTTGCCGGACCCGACGAAACCGGCGGTCCCGGCCAGCCAGACGAGGTTCTTCTCGTCGTCGTCGGCCGGCATCGTGTGCGTCCGGCGGAGCCGGTGCAGCTGCAGGCGGTGCTCCAGCAGGCGGAGGAACTCGTAGGCCTCGATGAGCTGGTGCCCGTCCTCCCGTCCGACGTAACCCCCGTGCACGAGTGCCTCGAGTGCGTCGACGGTGGCCAGCACGCGGAGCGTCTCATCGGAACGGCCGTGGACCAGCTGCAGCAGCTGGATGGCGAACTCGACGTCGCGCAGCCCGCCGACCCCCAGCTTGAGCTCGCGCAGGCGCAGTGCCTCGGGAACGTTCTCCAGGACGCGGCGACGCATGGCCTGCACGTCGTCGACGAAGGAGTCCCGCTGCGAGGCCGTCCACACCATGGGGGACAGCGCCTCGATGTAGTCACGCCCCAGGTCCATCGACCCGGTCATGGGGCGGGCCTTGAGCAGGGCCTGAAACTCCCAGGTCTCCGCCCAGCGCCGGTAGTACGCGACGTGGCTGTCCAGGGTGCGCACCAGCGCGCCGGACTTACCCTCCGGCCGCAGGTTGGCGTCGACCTCGAAGAACGCCTTCGACCCGATCCGCATCATCTCACCGGCCAGGCGCGTGGCCTTCGGGGTGGCGGGCTCCGCGACGAAGATGACGTCGACGTCGGAGATGTAGTTCAGCTCCCCGGCACCGCACTTGCCCATCGCCATGACCGCCAGACGCGTGTCGACGCCCCGCCCCTCCCCGTAGACCCCCGCCACGGCGACGGCGAGGGCGGCGGTGAGGGCGGCGTCGGCAAGCGCGGTGAGCAGGCCCGTGACCGTGGTGAACGGGATGACGGGCTGTTCCGGGACCTCGCCGCGCCGGGCACCGAAGGTGCCGGCCAGGTCGTGCGCCGCGATCCGCATGATGAGGGTGCGGTAGGTCAGACGGAGGGCGGTGGCGGCCTCGGAGTCGACGATCCGCGCCCGGTAGGTACCGGGCGTGGTGAGGTCGCTGG of the Corynebacterium humireducens NBRC 106098 = DSM 45392 genome contains:
- a CDS encoding bifunctional [glutamine synthetase] adenylyltransferase/[glutamine synthetase]-adenylyl-L-tyrosine phosphorylase; translated protein: MTRTIVPSSAVLSLTGRRAAEDLAELGWDNEDSVDLLWALAGAGDADLALNTLVRIMAALGDDRAEFDDALRRDPGLRVRLFALLGGSTALGDHLAANPHLWQELARGLPTPEELMQVMLGAVDAVPADFDVADEPEGVTDTATSDLTTPGTYRARIVDSEAATALRLTYRTLIMRIAAHDLAGTFGARRGEVPEQPVIPFTTVTGLLTALADAALTAALAVAVAGVYGEGRGVDTRLAVMAMGKCGAGELNYISDVDVIFVAEPATPKATRLAGEMMRIGSKAFFEVDANLRPEGKSGALVRTLDSHVAYYRRWAETWEFQALLKARPMTGSMDLGRDYIEALSPMVWTASQRDSFVDDVQAMRRRVLENVPEALRLRELKLGVGGLRDVEFAIQLLQLVHGRSDETLRVLATVDALEALVHGGYVGREDGHQLIEAYEFLRLLEHRLQLHRLRRTHTMPADDDEKNLVWLAGTAGFVGSGKKSAVDALQKHLRRIRLLISDLHSRLFYRPLLHTVVNLSVDEITLSPEAAKLQLAALGYRHPVRAFEHLTALAAGGSRKAKLQAMLLPTLMTWLSETADPDAGLLNYRKLSDAAYDRVWFLRMLRDEGVVGQRLMRILGTSPYTSALIISSPDFVKQLGDGATGPKVLAPAPDQVCKALVASSKRHSDPDRAVSVARSLRRVELARIASADLLGFMPVDQVCMELSLVWDAVLQASLLAEVRWSLEENDLPEPPARIAIIGMGRLGGAELGYGSDADVMFVCEAADGVEDGEAVKWAIGICEGMRARLAKPSGDPPLEVDLGLRPEGRSGAVVRTLDSYERYYRQWGEIWEIQALLRATVVAGDEELGTRFLTMIDEFRYPEKGASASDIREIRRMKARIDDERLPRGADRTTHTKLGRGALTDIEWTVQLLTMMHAHEYPELHNTSTLELLDVIAEKEIIPPENVAILREAWLCATNARNSLVLVKGRRTDQLPGPGPALAQVAGAAGWDPEDYQGFLEHYLKVTRKARQVVDEVFWGEAALQP
- a CDS encoding AAA family ATPase, with amino-acid sequence MFIRSLRVAPIEEDTYVTRIPVVRHLMQRESLRLTSPVTCFVGDNGSGKSTLIEAIAIAAGFDPGGGPLRDRAFRGQIHPTHSPLSRWLTLRGRDIPMRGYFLRAETHYDTVTVFDTLPDAEQSRHEMSHGESVMSILGEQIDGAGLYIFDEPESGLSVVRQMALVAEIYQAVRRGAQFIIATHSPIMLAIPDAAIIDITEEGLEETVYEEAEAVIATREFLEDPQGTIRYILE
- a CDS encoding IS5 family transposase; protein product: MPTVPPSARHDLTDAEWDLLVPLLPAPSRRGRPRTWDLRSLVNGIFFRIRTGCPWRDVHERYGPWWRVHDLFARLRANGVWENVHTRLLTHAQEKGKLSWEVSVDSTTTRGHIHAAGARKDSPLRHPGEPDHHGFGRSRGGWSTKIHVAIDADCGVLSFAITPGQAGDGPQMVRVLEKIRVPSATRGRPRKRPERVLADKAYSSRANRAWLRARGIKATISQPKDQVANRRRRGSAGGRPPAFDAVAYQRRNAVERGINRIKQHRGCATRFDKLAVHFEATVQLANIRYWLKRLS